ACGCCGTCCGCGTCCACGTCGAGCGTCGTGACCCAACCCAGGGCTCGCGGCGCATCGGCGGTGCGATAGAAGACGAAGATCGCTGCACGCCCCTCGAGGTAACCGGGCTCCACCCACTGCTCGCGCGGGTCCGACGCCCACTCGGCGAGCGACGACGCGCGCACGGTGCTGCGCCCGAGCTCCTCGGCGCAGCCGACGATAGAAACCGTCACCTCCTCGTGGAGGAGCGCGGCGATCGCATCGGCGTCGCGTGCGTCGAAGGCGGCCAGGTAACGCTCGACCACGGGGTGCTGCGCTGCGGTTCTATCGATGGCGGTGCGTAGGGGTTCGCTCCCGGGAGCGCTCGCCCGTGCGAGCGTCGTGCGAGCCCGCTGCAGCGCCGACTTCACCGCCCCATCGGTCGCTCCCAGCATGGCCGCCACCTCTCCCGCCCGGAAGTCGAGCAGGTCGCAGAGAAGGAGCACGACGCGCTGGCGCGGCGGGAGGAGCGTCACGAGCCGCTCCATCGCCTCGCGCACCTCGACGCGTCGCTCGGAGATCGAGTCGGCTTCGAGCTCCGGATGCGCCTCCAACTCCTCCATGGGGGCACGCCGGGCACGACGCACCTGGTCGATCCATGCATTCGACGCAATGCGGAACAGGTATGCGCGCGCATCCACCGGCTGCCAGAGTTTCGCGAGCGAGGCGAAGGCCTTCAGCATCGTCTCCTGCACGAGGTCTTCGGCATCCCACGCCGATCCCGTGAGGCGGCGGCAGTAGTCCCAGAGTGCCTCCCGGTGAGGGGCCAGGACAGCCTCGAAACGGAGGCGCATCTCGCGCAGCGGCTCGGCGAGGGAGTCGAGGGAGGCGGTGCTGTGGCGATCGGATTCCATGAAGCAGGCGTGAAGGGCGATGGCGTTATGGTCGCTAAGGGCGCGCATCCTACCTCGCTCAACGCTCGGGGAGGGTGAAAGGATGCGGTCGGCGGCGGGGCGCGACCCGCGAAGGGCATCTCCACGCCCCGTCCCACCCGCGGCCTTGTATCATCGGCGGTCAGGGTGTACATGCTCTCGGCATGCACTCCCCATCGCTTCCCGACGGTCTGCCCGACATGTCCGGGGCCGAGACACACGACCGCCGCCAGTACGACTACATCGTCATCGGCTCCGGCTTTGGTGGGAGCGTGTCGGCCATGCGGCTGGCCGAGAAGGGATATCGCGTCCTGGTGCTGGAAAAGGGGAAGCGCTGGCGCTCGCGCGACTTCCCCACCAGCAACTGGCACGTGAAGAAGTTTCTCTGGGCTCCGCTCCTCCGCTGCTTCGGGCCGCAGCGCATCGATTTCCTGGGACGACTGATGGTCCTTGGCGGCGTCGGCGTGGGCGGCGGGAGCCTGGTCTACGCCAACACGCACATGCAACCGCCGCGTGACTTCTTCACGCACCCGGCGTGGAGCCGGTTCGGCGACTGGGAGGCACGGCTCGATCCCTTCTACGCCCTCGCGCGCACCATGCTCGGCAGCACGCGCTACCTCGCGGAAGGGCCGGAAGACCGCGCCCTTGCAGCGGTGGCGCGTGACATGGGGCGGGGCGACACGTACGCCCCGGTCGATCACATCGGCGTCTATCTCGGTCCCACCGATCGAGCGGTCGATCCCTACTTCAAGGGGCTCGGACCCGAGCGCCGCGGGTGCATCGAGTGCGCGGGGTGCATGGTCGGGTGCCGCCACGACGCCAAGAACACGCTCGACCGCAACTACCTCTGGTTCGCCGAGCGCTATGGCGCCACGATCGTCCCCGAATCGGAGGCCGAGGCAATCGAGTACGCCGACGGCGAATACCGGGTCCGGGTGCGACGGTCGACCTCGTTAGGCGGTGGCCGCCGACGCTCGTATCGCGCGCACGGGCTCGTGGTGAGCGCCGGCGTCATCGGGACGCTCAGGCTCCTCCTGCGGCAGAAGCACGCGCTGGGCACGCTGCCGGCGCTGTCCGGCACGCTGGGGCAGGCGGTGCGCACCAACAGCGAGTCCCTGTGCGGCATCTCGGGGATCCCCGCGAAGATGAACCACGGCGTAGCCATCAGTCGCGTCTTCACCCCGGACGACCACACCCACATCGAGCTGTGCAAGTACCCCGACGGCTCCGGGGCGATGGGACTTCTCTCTGTGCTGGCGGCGCCGGCGGGAGCGCCGCTCGTCCGCACGGCGCGGATGCTGTGGAACACGCTCACCAGCCCCCGCAAGCTGTGGCGCGTCCTGACCCGCGACTTCGGGCGCCACTCGGTCATCCTGCTCGTGATGCAGACGCTGGACAACGCGGTCGCCGTGCGCTGGGCGAGGGGACCCTTCGGCGGCCGCCTGCGAGTGATGCGCGACGGCGCCGTCCCGCGCACGCCCGCCTACATCGGCATCGGGCAGGAGGCCATGCACCGCTACGCCGACAAGGTCGGGGGCGTGGCCATGAACTCGGCCGCCGAGGTGATGTTCGACATGAGCAGCACCGCGCACATCCTGGGGGGGTGCCCCATGGGGAGCGATGCGGCCAGCGGGGTCGTGAACGAACGCTTCGAGGTCTTCGGCTATCCGAACATGCGCATCCTGGACGGCTCCATCGTCCCGGCAAACCTCGGGGTGAACCCGAGCCTCACCATCACCGCGCTCAGCGAGTACGCAATGAGCTTCGTCCCGCGCAAGCCGGGGCATCTGGCCCCCACGCTCGCCGAGGAGCTGGCGGGCAGGCGCTAGCGACAGGCAGCGGCTGTCTCATCCTGCACTGGAGCGCTTGATGTGGGCGGTGACGGCCGCGCCATCGCTGAAGACCCGTCGCACGTCGTCACCCACGCGCATCACCCGCCCCGTGTCACGATTGATCGGGCACCAGAGCGTGCGAGCCTGCGCCAACACCTTGCGATCGCTGGCACGCAGGATCTCGACGAAGCGCTCGAATCGCACGGGATCCGCGCTCCCGACCCACGTCGAGGCGACGATGGCGTCGCCCGGCATCGCCGGGTGCCGGTAGTCGATCTCGTGCCGCAGCGCGACCCAGGCGATCGTCTCCAGCTGGACCCCGGTAGCGGCGGCACGCCAGTGCGCGGTCGCCGCATCCTGCACCCAGCGCAGGTACACCACGTTGTTGACGTGTCCGAGCTCGTCGATGTCGGCGGGGACGACCTCGACCGGAACCTCGAATCGGCCAGCCGCAGCGGCAGGGAAATCATGGGCCATGAGAGGCATGATACCGCCCCCCGAACCCCGGGCGCGAGGGCGAGGCGGCTTCCGCGCCCTGTAGTCAAAGGCCGGATACGATGTCAGCATTCCGGTGGCGGCGAAGCATGGCACGGCCGATGCACCGTTCAAGTGAGGGCGTCGGTGCGAGGCCATTCCACCCCACCGCCTCCACCGACGGCATTCTGGACGCGCGGGCCCCCCGCGCGCGGTCTCGCGACGAGGCACTACGGCATGAGCGGTGCGACGACGCACTCGGCCGATCCCACCAACGGACGGGTTGCCGACATGCTCGAGGAAACGGCGTCGCTCCTCGAGCTGCAGCGGGCGAACCCCTTCCGGGTGCAGGCCTACCGGAACGCAGCGACGACCATCCGCGAATCGCCGCGCAGCGTATCGGAGATCCTGCGCGAAGAAGGGATCGAAGGGCTCGATCGACTCCCCGCGATCGGCCCCGCCCTGGCGCGGGCCATCACCCTGATGGTCGATACGGGGCGCTTCCCCATGCTCGACCGCCTGCGCGGCGAGCATGACCCGCTCGACGTCCTCACCTCGGTCCCCGGTATCGGGCCAAGGCTGGCGCAACGCCTGCACGACGAATTGGGCATCTCCACCCTCGAGGAGCTGGAGACAGCGGCGCACGATGGCCGCCTCGCCCGCGCCGGAGGGTTCGGCGAGAAGCGCGTGGCCGGCATTCGCGATGCGCTCGCCACCAGGCTTCGCCAGCGCATCGCTCCGGCGCGCGCTACGCCACGTGGCGAGGGCGGCGAAGTCGTGGCCGAGCCCCCGGTCGCCGAACTCCTCGATGTCGACCGCGAGTACCGCGAGCAGGCCGAGGCGGGGACACTCCACCTCATCGCCCCGCGGCGATTCAACCCGAAGCGCCGGGCCTGGCTCCCCGTCCTCCACACGCAGCGCGGCGAACGTCACTACACGGCCCTCTTCTCCAACACCGCCCGCGCGCACCAGCAGGGGCGGACCCACGACTGGGTCGTCCTGTACTTCGACGGCGGCGGCGGCGAGCGCCAGCACACCGTCGTCACGCAGCTCTCGGGGGCGCTGGGGGGACGGCGCGTGGTACGCGGGCGAGAGCAGGAGTGCGCCGCGTACTACCACGCGCGCGAAATCCCCGGTAACAGCTAGAAGTGCGATGACGGATGCGACGGCGCGCAGCGCTCGCATCGGCATCGCGGGTGACGTGATGCTGGGGCGCCTGGTGAACGAGCGCATGAAGCGCGAAGGGTGGAGCTACCCCTGGGGCGACATGCGCACCGTGCTCGCCAAGCTGGACGCCTTCCTGGTCAACCTCGAGTGCGCCGTGCCGACCTGGCGCTTCGCATCGCTGCCGGCTCGCTGCCGGCGCGCTGCCGGATCGCCGCGACTACGCCAGCGCCCGAAGCGACTCGCCGGCCTCGATGCGCCGGATGACCGTCGCCAGGAGGGGAGCCACGCTCACCACGTGGAGGGTCGAGCCCCCCGGCCACTCCCCCTCCGATGGGGTCACGGTGTCCGAGATGACGACGTGCCGCACCTCGGCAGCTGCAAGCCGTTCGGCGGCACCGGGGGCGAAGACCGCGTGCGTGGCCACGACGGCGCGCACCTCGCTTGCCCCGGCGGCACGCAGCGCGCGCGCGCTTTCGGCCACCGTCCCCCCCGTGGAGATCATGTCGTCGACGATGATGCACGACCGCCCCGACACATCGCCCACCACCCCCGTCACCTCCACCTCGGTTCCGGTGCGTCGCTGCTTGAGACAGAGCGCCCTCTCGCGCCCCAGGCGACGGCTCAGGTCGCGCGCCCGGCGGACGGCACCGAGGTCGGGGGCGACGATCATCGAGCGATCGTCGAGCAGCGGCACGAACGCCGGCTCCAGCGCGGCCATCGCCGCCACGTCGTCCGTGGGGATGCTGAAGAAGCCCTCCACCTGCGGCGTGTGGATGTCGACTGTCACCACGTGATCGATCCCGGACGCCTCCAGCACCGTCGCCGCCGCGCGCCCGCTGACGGGGGCGCGCCTCCCCTGCCGGCGATCGGACCGCGCATAGCCGAAGTACGGGACGATGGCGATGATGTGCGACGCCGCCGCGCGCCGGCAGGCATCCGCCAGCAGCAAGAGCTCGACGAGGTGATCGTTGACCGGCGGCGCCGTCGCCTGGATCAGGACCACTTCGCGCCGGCGCACGCTCTCGCCGATCTCCACCGACACCTCGCCGTCGGGGAAGCGCTCGACGCGGCACGGCGAGAGCGCGAGACCCAGCTCGCGCGCCACGGACGAGGCCAGCGGCACACTCGCCGAGCCGGCTACCAGCAGGTACGAAGGTGATGACATGTGCGCTCCCGCGCGTGGGTCAGTTGGACTGCATCGCCTGTGCCGCACGCGCCAAGCGATCGGCCTCGAGCATGACATCGCGCCGCTCGTCCATCCGCATCAAGTGCCGTTCCCGGCTCCACGGGCCTCGTTGGGCATCACAGCGGGAGCGAGTCGCCAATCCCAAGGCGGTCTGCTGGGGAGCCTACCCACAGGCAGCATGCGGCGTCGCGCGAGGCGCGACAGTCGGCAAACGCCCTGAGCTCCGTGCGGATTCCCGGTAACGCCGCTCCCCGCGGGCGATCAGGACGCTGCCGGACACCACGCTCCGTCCGTCCCGACAGACGACAGCTGGGAAATCGCCGAGCGTTGGCGTGACACCGGCGAGGCAGGGCGACATGAGCGACGGACCGTTCTTCCCCGAGGCAGGGCTCCCGAGGCTGTTCGCGAACCGGGGCGAGGCCGGGGCACGGCTGGCCCGCGCGCTCCTCGAATACCGCGGAGCGCGTCCGCTGGTGCTCGGCATCCCGCGCGGCGGCGTGCCGGTCGCCGCCGAAGTCGCCAGGGCGCTCGACGGCGACCTGGACGTCATCGTGGCCAGGAAACTGGGCTCGCCGGTGTCGCCCGAGCTCGCCGTCGGCGCCGTCACCTCCGATGGCGCCCGCTACCTCAACCAGGAAGCGATCGACATGCTCGAGGTGTCGCCAGAGTATCTCGAATCCGTCACCAGGGAGCAGGTGGCCGAGGCACAGGCACGCGAGCAGCGGTTCCGCGCGGGAAGGCCGCCGCTCGCCGTGGAAGGGCGCGTCGTCATCGTGGTCGATGACGGCCTGGCGACGGGGTCGACGATGATCGCCGCGGTACGCTCGGTGCGAGCGCGCAAGCCAGCCAAGCTCGTCATCGCCGTCCCCGTGGCACCGCGCGAGACGGTGGCCGCCATGCGCGCCGAGTCGGACGACGTCGTCTGCCCCGAGACGCCAGAGCCGTTCATCGCCGTCGGCATCCACTACCAGGACTTCTCGCAGACCGAGGACGAAGAGGTGCAGCGGATCATGGGCGAGTGGCACGCCCCAGCGGCGGCGCCGGCGAAGTGAACGGCGACGGGCGCCCTCAGGGGCGCCCCTGTCGGACGCCGTGCACCCTGGCGATGTTTGCGGGACCCACCCGCCACACGCCAGACTCGCGTCCATGACTCACGACCGTCGCTCCTTTCTCAAGCTCTCGGCCGCCGCAGGCGGCGCGCTCGTCCTCAATGGCGCCGTGGCGCGCGATGGAGGCGCCCAGCCCGCGCAGGTTGGCGAACCGCGCGAACCGCACGTGCCGCGCGCGTCCGCATCGCTCAACATCCTCATCCTGGGCGGCACCGGCTTCACCGGCCCGGAGCAGGTGGAGTACGCGCTGGCGCGCGGGCACAAGGTCACGCTCTTCAACCGCAACCGCACCCGCCCCGACTTCTTCAAGGGGAAGGTCGACCAGCTCATCGGCGACCTGGCGGGCGACGCGAGCGCACTGGCGGGGAAGAAGTTCGACGTGGTCCTCGACAACCCCACGACCTTTCCCTTCTGGGTGCGCAACGCCGCGCAATACCTCAAGGGGAACGTGGGGCACTACATCTTCATCTCCACGATCTCCGTCTACCCGGACAACAGCGTCCCCGATGCCAACGAGGACGCGCCCACGACGCCGATGCCGGCGGGCGTCGACCCGTACACCACCGTGCGCGAGCACGCGGGGCAGTACTACGGCGCGCTCAAGACCTTCGCCGAGCAGGAAGTCGCGCGCCACTACGGGACAGCGCACACGATCGTGCGTCCGGGGCTGATCGTCGGGCCGCTGGACCGCTCCGACCGCTTCACCTACTGGCCGGCGCGCATCGATCGCGGGGGTGAAGTGCTCGCTCCTGGAACTCCCGACGACCCCGCGCAATACATCGACTCGCGCGACCTGGCCGAGTTCATGATCCGGCTGGCGGAGAACAAGGTGTTCGGCACCTTCAACGCCACCGGGCCCGCGAAGCCGACGACGATGGCCGAGACGCTCTACGGCATCAAGGCGGTGACGACGGCGGGGGCGAGCTTCACCTGGGTCCCGGCCGACTTCCTTGCCAGCCACGAGGTGCGCGGCTGGCGCCACATGCCCATCTGGCTCCCCCCGCAGGGGGCGACGGCGGGTTTCCTGCGCCGCAACATCTCGCGCGCGCTCGCGCAGGGGCTCACCTTCCGCCCGCTGGCGGTGACGGCGAAGGACACGCTCGACTGGCACAAGACCAGGAGCGAGGCGGAGCTGAAGGCGATGGCCGAAGGCGCGGTGGCGGGGATCTCGGCGCAGAAGGAGGGCGAAGTCCTGGCGGCCTGGAAGGCCCGGCGAACGGAGTAGCGAGCTGCAATGCGGACGTTCACGTTGTCGCCCATCGGCCAGGTGCACAGCCCGTTCACCGGGCCGCACCAGGTCCCCAAGGGCCCGGGGGCAAAGCACGACGCGGAAGGCGTCCTCGAAATCTCCCCGGAGTACGAGGAGGGGCTGGCGGACATCGAGGGGTTCTCGCACCTGTTCGTCCTCTGGGTCTTCGACCAGATCGATGACTTCCACCTCACCTCGACTCCGCCGACGGACGATCGTCCTCACGGCGTCTTTGCCACCCGCTCCCCACGTCGCCCCAATCACATCGGGCTCACCGTGGTGGAGCTGCTGGGGCGCGACGGCCGTCGGCTGCGCGTGCGGGGCGTCGACATGCTCGACGGCACGCCGATCGTCGACATCAAGCCGTACCTCAGCAGCGTACCGGCAGAGCGCATCCGGCGCGGGTGGCTGGCGGACGCAGAGCGACGGCAGGCGGCGCAGGGCGGGCCCTTGCCAGCGGGGGGGAGCGACACGCCCTGACGCCATGGTCGTCGCCCCTCCTCGCGAGAGACAGGCTTGCACGCGTATGGTGCGGAGTTTTCCGGGACCTGCCGGCTGGTGCTCGGCGGTTACGGCAGCGCTGCGATCGGCGCCCGGGCCTACAAGTCCGTTGCGGGCGGCACCCGGAAGTCACATGGTGACCGATAGGGGTGGCATGCCCGCGGTTCATTGCGAGGTCCCCGCGGTCGCGGTGCGGCGCCCCTCCTGCCCCCTGGGCTGATCATGGGCGAGGCCCCGTGCTCGGAGCTCGAGATCCGGCGCGCCCAGGTCGCCGACGTCGCGCGCGGCATCCTGGAGCAGCGCATCCGGCTCGATGAGGGGGCCAGGGCGCTGGCCGCGTTGCAGCCGGATGTGGACCCGGGAGAGGAAGACCCGGAGCTGCGGTTCTTCCGCGAGATCGCCCGGCACCTCGGCGACGAACGGCCGCCCCGCGAGCTGGTGGCCCGGGCATGCCACGCCCTCGTGGTGCGCTACGGCGCGCCGTCCTGACGGCCGGCGCCGAACCAGGCAATAATTGCCGGGTCGACCGGCATCTCGGGCGTGACCGCCGACGCCGCTGCGGCGGCGCAACAATCTTGAATGCTGCGAGATTGTTCGGTATTTCTGAAGTCCTCCCGATGTTCGGGGATCCACCTTCAGGTGGCCGGCATCGCCGGCCCGGAGGCACCACGTCAATGCGCGCCCATGCCAAGCACACCGCAACGCTGACCCTTGTCCTCGCCGCGCTGGTCTCCGCCAGCTGCAGCGACCTCCCGAGCGCGGCGGGCACGCACGCCACGCTCCACGCGAACGCGGCCGCGGTGCCCGCGAGCGCCGCGGTCGCCTCGCCCGGCCTCCTGAAGGAGGTGCACGCCGCCACCGCGCGCTTCCACTCGACCACGCAGGCCACCAAGGGCGGTTACGTCCTCTCGTCGCCCTGCATCGCGCATCCGACCCTCGGCGGGATGGGCTTCCACTGGGTGGACAACAACAAGGTCGATCCGGTGTTCGATCCGCTCGAGCCTGAGGCGCTCGTGTACGCTCCGGACGCGAGCGGCGCACCCAAGCTCGCCGCGGTGGAGTACATCGTGATCAACGTGGGGCAGCCGGCACCGACCTTCGACGGCCAGCCGTTCGACGTCGGCGGTACCCCGGTCCCGGTGCCGCACTGGAGCCTGCACGTCTGGGTGCACCGCGACAATCCCGCCGGCACCTTCACCCCCTTCAATCCGGACGTCTCGTGCCAGTGAACGTCCCGGAGCGGTGACACGTCGTGACGGGGGCGCGCGAGCGCTCCCGTTTTCTTTCCCGGATCGCGCCGCCCGCGTACTCTCCCCCACCCACTGGCGCGAGGCCAGATTGTCCATCGTCCCACTGGCGTGGCACGATGGGCGTGCCCGCGCGGGGGGCGCAGGGAGATTCCAGTGAAGCAGGTTCCGCAGATCACCGCTGCCCAGGCCGCGCGTCTCGTGAAGGACGGCGACACCCTCATGGCCGGCGGCTTCGGGATGACGGGGAACCCCGTGCACCTCCTGCACGCCTTGGCCGAAACGACGGTCCGCGGGTTGACCTACATCGGGAACAACGTCGGCGAGAAGGGGCTCGGGGGTGGGCGCCTCCTGCGCAATGGGCAGATCGCGAAGGCGATCGGGTCGTACTTCACGAGCAACCCCGAGGCGGTCGCCGCGGCCCAGGCGGGGACCATCGAGGTGCAACTCCTCCCCCAAGGGTCACTGGCCGAGGCGATTCGCGCCGGCGGCGCCGGGGTCGGCGGCTTCTTCACGCCGACCTCATACGGGACGGTGGTCGCCGAGGGGAGCGACGTGCGCGACTTCGACGGGACGCCACAGGTCTTCGTGCGCGCACTGCGCGCCGACGTCGCCTTCATCCGCGCCTGGCGCGCCGACACCGCGGGCAACCTGGTCTATCGCCTCACCGAGCAGAACTTCAACAAGGCGATGGCCACGGCGGCCGATATCGTCGTCGCCGAAGTGGAGGAGATCGTCCCCGTCGGGGCGCTGCATCCGAACGAGATCCAGACTCCTGGCGCGTACGTCGACTACCTCGTGCAGGCGCACGTGACGCTCGACGACCTGGGGTCCTCGGCATCGATGGAGTCGAGCGGGCGCAAGGCCGACGATGTGCGCCTGCACATGGCGCGCCGTGCGCTCGCCGAGCTCCGGGCGGGAGACGTGGTCAACCTCGGCGTCGGGATCCCCACGCTCGTCGCCGACCTGGTGGGGCCCGACGACGGGATCATGCTGCAGACCGAGAACGGGATGCTCGGCGTGGGGCCGTCGCCGGCCGACGGCGGTGCGCTCGACTATCCTGTCAACGCCGGCAAGGTTCCGGTCACCGCGCTCCCCGGCAGCAGCTACTTCGACAGCGCCGACTCCTTCGCGATGATTCGCGGCGGGCACGTGGACGTCGCGATCATGGGCGGGCTGCAGGTGGACGAGGAGGCAAGCCTCGCCAACTGGGCCGTTCCCGGGAAGCCGCTCCTCGGCGTGGGCGGGGCCATGGACCTGGCGTCGGGAGCGCGAAAGCTGATCGTCATGATGACCCACGTTGCGCCCGACGGATCGCCGAAGGTCGTCCCCGCCTGCACGCTCCCGCTCACCGCGCGGGGGGTGGTCGACGTGGTCATCACCGACCTCGCCGTCTTCATGTATCCCGAGGGGCGCCTGACCCTGGTCGAGCTGATGCCCGGGGCGACGCTCGAGGCGGTGCGCGCGAGGACGTCGGCCGCCTTCGTGGAAGCGCTGCGCTGACGGGAGGAAGGATGGTGCCGCCACCGATGCGCCTGCGCGCCTTGCTGCTGACGATCGCCCTCGTCGCCGCCCCCCTCACCCCCGCGCATTTGCGCGCCCAGGCGTGCCCGGCGGGGAAGGTGGCCCTCGTCCTTCCCGGCGGCGGGGTGCTGGGCATCGCCCACGTGGGGGTCATGCAGGTGATGGACTCGCTGGGCATCGTCCCCGACCTCATCGTGGGGACGAGCATGGGGGCCATCACCGGCGCCCTCTATGCCAGCGGCTACACCGGGCGACAGATCGATTCCCTGGCCCGCGACTACAACTTCGGCCCGCTCATCGGGAAGTACGCCCCCCGCGCGCCGCGATCGCTCGGCGCCAACCCGCCCCTCATCATCTGGGAGCAGGGGGATTCGTCGAGCCTCGCGCTGCAGACGAGCGCGGTGCGCGAAGGCGAGGTGAACACCCTAATGGCAGCGATGCTGCTGCGAGGCAACCTGCTGGCGCGCGGCGACTTCGACTCGCTCCCGATTCCCTTCCGCGCCGTGGCCGCCGAGCTGCAGACCGGGAAGCGCGTGACCCTGTCGAAGGGTGACCTCGCGCAGGCGGTGCGCGCGTCGTTCGCGATCCCGCTCGTCTTCAAGCCGGTGACGATCGATGGCCTCGCCCTGGTCGACGGGGGGCTGGCCGAGAATGCCCCCGTGCGCGTCGCCCGCGAGCTGGGAGCAACGCGCGTCATCCTGTCGCGGCTCGAGCCCAGGCTCCCTCCCGCCGATCCCTCGTCGTACGCGTCGGTCGCCCTCAAGCTGGTCGACTACCTGTTCCAGGCCAACCCGCCGGTGCTGGAGCCGGGCGACGTGGACGTCCGGACCGACGTGTCGGGCTACGGCAACCTCGACTTCTCCGATGTGGCCATGACGGAGCTGGTGGCCCGCGGGCGCAAAGCGGCGTTGCAACTGGCGGATGACCCGTGCCTCCCCCGGCGCCCGCGCCGGCAGGTCGCGCTCCTTCCGTTGGCCAGCTCCGTGGTGGTCGACCGGTCGAGCGCCACGAGCCGCCGCGTCATCGTGCAATCGCTCAGTCCGGTGCCGGGGGCGATCCCTGACGTCCCGGCGCTCCAGCAGCGGATGCGCGACTTCGGCGAATCGGAGTTCTTCCGCGGGATCTGGCTCAACCCGCGGGTTCGCGACGACTCCATTGTCTTCGCGCCGCTCGTCGAGCGCGCGCCTCACCGCGCGCTGGCGGCGGGGCTGGTGTACGACCAGGACCTGGGCGGGAGCGTCTGGGTGGGAGGGGTGGAGCGCGGCTTCGCCAGCCGCAACCTCGAAGCCTCCGTCCGCACGCGCTTCGGCGTCTACCGGCAGGAGGCGACGGCCGG
The window above is part of the Gemmatimonadetes bacterium SCN 70-22 genome. Proteins encoded here:
- a CDS encoding tRNA (N6-threonylcarbamoyladenosine(37)-N6)-methyltransferase TrmO; this encodes MRTFTLSPIGQVHSPFTGPHQVPKGPGAKHDAEGVLEISPEYEEGLADIEGFSHLFVLWVFDQIDDFHLTSTPPTDDRPHGVFATRSPRRPNHIGLTVVELLGRDGRRLRVRGVDMLDGTPIVDIKPYLSSVPAERIRRGWLADAERRQAAQGGPLPAGGSDTP
- a CDS encoding thioesterase, with the protein product MAHDFPAAAAGRFEVPVEVVPADIDELGHVNNVVYLRWVQDAATAHWRAAATGVQLETIAWVALRHEIDYRHPAMPGDAIVASTWVGSADPVRFERFVEILRASDRKVLAQARTLWCPINRDTGRVMRVGDDVRRVFSDGAAVTAHIKRSSAG